In the Bordetella genomosp. 10 genome, one interval contains:
- a CDS encoding MutS-related protein has protein sequence MKAYLMHHDRDFDPRRPLPLNGRDLLDDLELHGMLETMAADDELVLDVCRAALLGATRSDAETIRHRQQVLADALAHPQFIRDLYTLATSAQEVRKKGYWGLSLHHASGVLHGAVDFVGNIIPLLRQVRMLAAEGGVNFQSEGLRRLFSMLEAELSDDYIALVQQHLKTLKFSHGFVMSARIGQGNKGRDYVIRTPNPDTRGWIRRLFDRRLPPQHYTLSPRDEAGARALSELGDRGIDPVANAVAQSAEHIMSFFMMLRTELAFYIGCINLHERLMAEGQPVCMPRPLPQDERRLAFNGLADLALVLKLGRKVVANDLAADGRDLVIITGANQGGKSSFLRGIGAAQLMMQSGMFVTAAAFSANLCNGIYTHYKREEDAGMESGKFDEELKRMSQIVDLIAGDALVLFNESFAATNEREGAEIARQIVDALLSRRIKVLFVSHQFEFSHGFLRRGLPNALFLRAQRQDDGARTFKIAEGEPLQTSYGLDLYRNIFGADAAPADGETPAPVPEAEGEAERRETVP, from the coding sequence ATGAAAGCCTATCTCATGCACCACGACCGCGATTTCGATCCGCGCCGCCCCTTGCCGCTGAACGGCCGCGACCTGCTCGACGACCTGGAGCTGCACGGCATGCTGGAGACGATGGCCGCCGACGACGAGCTCGTGCTGGACGTCTGCCGCGCCGCGCTGCTGGGCGCGACGCGCAGCGACGCCGAGACCATCCGCCACCGGCAGCAGGTCCTGGCCGACGCCCTGGCGCACCCGCAGTTCATCCGCGACCTGTACACGCTGGCCACCAGCGCGCAGGAAGTGCGCAAGAAAGGATACTGGGGGCTTTCGCTGCACCATGCCTCGGGGGTGCTGCACGGCGCGGTCGACTTCGTCGGCAACATCATTCCCCTGCTGCGGCAGGTCCGCATGCTGGCCGCCGAGGGCGGCGTCAACTTCCAGTCCGAGGGACTGCGCCGCCTGTTCTCGATGCTGGAGGCGGAGCTTTCCGACGACTATATCGCCCTGGTGCAGCAGCACCTGAAGACCTTGAAGTTCTCCCATGGCTTCGTCATGAGCGCGCGCATCGGCCAGGGGAACAAGGGACGCGACTACGTGATCCGCACGCCCAACCCCGACACGCGCGGCTGGATACGGCGGCTGTTCGACCGCCGCCTGCCGCCCCAGCACTACACGCTGTCGCCGCGCGACGAGGCGGGCGCGCGGGCCCTGTCGGAGCTGGGCGACCGCGGCATCGACCCGGTGGCCAACGCCGTGGCGCAATCGGCGGAGCACATCATGAGCTTCTTCATGATGCTACGCACCGAACTGGCCTTCTACATCGGCTGCATCAACCTGCACGAACGCCTGATGGCCGAAGGCCAGCCGGTATGCATGCCCCGGCCCCTGCCCCAGGACGAACGCCGCCTCGCCTTCAACGGGCTCGCGGACCTGGCCCTGGTGCTCAAGCTCGGCCGCAAGGTCGTGGCCAACGACCTCGCCGCCGACGGCCGCGACCTGGTCATCATCACCGGCGCGAACCAGGGGGGCAAATCCTCCTTCCTGCGCGGCATCGGCGCGGCGCAACTGATGATGCAGTCGGGCATGTTCGTCACGGCCGCCGCCTTCAGCGCCAACCTGTGCAACGGCATCTACACGCACTACAAGCGCGAGGAAGACGCCGGCATGGAAAGCGGCAAGTTCGACGAGGAGCTCAAGCGCATGAGCCAGATCGTGGATCTCATCGCCGGCGACGCGCTGGTCCTGTTCAACGAGTCGTTCGCCGCCACCAACGAGCGCGAAGGGGCGGAGATCGCGCGGCAGATCGTCGACGCCCTGTTGAGCCGGCGCATCAAGGTGCTGTTCGTCAGCCACCAGTTCGAGTTCTCGCACGGCTTCCTGCGCCGGGGACTGCCGAACGCGCTGTTCCTGCGCGCCCAGCGCCAGGACGACGGCGCGCGCACCTTCAAGATCGCGGAAGGAGAGCCGCTGCAAACCAGCTACGGCCTGGACCTGTATCGCAACATCTTCGGCGCCGACGCGGCGCCGGCGGACGGCGAGACCCCCGCGCCGGTCCCGGAAGCCGAGGGCGAGGCCGAGCGGCGCGAAACGGTCCCGTGA
- a CDS encoding histidine phosphatase family protein, protein MTTLLLMRHGHVEGIAPERFRGRAELPLSALGQEQAEALAGRLARRGKPAALYTSPLGRCVQTALPITRALGVAGQPLEGLHDIDYGQWQGKAHEDVRRDAADLYRLWFERPHLIRFPGGESLQDLVARTADGLRDVLARHPRGEVFLVGHDSVNRALLLQLLDQPLSAYWTLAQSPCCINEIEIGPRGIQVVRINDTAHLEGIRPK, encoded by the coding sequence TTGACCACGCTTCTTCTCATGCGCCACGGCCACGTCGAGGGCATCGCCCCGGAGCGCTTCCGGGGCCGGGCCGAGCTGCCGCTCAGCGCCCTCGGGCAGGAACAGGCCGAGGCCCTGGCCGGCCGCCTGGCGCGGCGCGGCAAGCCCGCCGCGCTGTACACGAGCCCGCTGGGCCGCTGCGTGCAGACGGCCCTTCCCATTACGCGCGCGCTGGGCGTCGCGGGGCAGCCGCTCGAAGGTCTGCACGACATCGACTACGGCCAGTGGCAGGGAAAGGCGCATGAAGACGTCCGGCGGGACGCGGCGGATCTCTATCGCCTATGGTTCGAGCGTCCGCACCTGATACGGTTTCCCGGCGGCGAGTCGTTGCAGGACCTGGTCGCGCGCACGGCCGATGGCTTGCGGGACGTGCTGGCGCGCCATCCGCGCGGCGAGGTCTTCCTCGTCGGGCACGATAGCGTGAACCGCGCGCTGCTGTTGCAGTTGCTGGACCAGCCTTTGTCCGCCTACTGGACGCTGGCCCAGAGTCCCTGCTGCATCAACGAGATCGAGATCGGTCCGCGCGGCATCCAGGTCGTCCGTATCAACGACACGGCCCACCTGGAGGGCATCCGGCCGAAGTAG
- a CDS encoding DUF190 domain-containing protein yields the protein MEGYQLTFFTQQDRYHHRQPLHQWLLKLVQSMEIRGATLLAAQEGVGSHHRLHSARFFDLADQPIEITMVVSEKECDALLQRLREESGLHLFYAKSHVEFGTIGQPDSL from the coding sequence ATGGAAGGCTATCAATTGACCTTCTTTACCCAACAGGACCGATACCACCATCGGCAACCGCTGCACCAGTGGCTGCTGAAGCTGGTGCAGTCCATGGAGATCCGGGGCGCGACGCTCCTGGCCGCGCAGGAGGGCGTGGGCAGCCATCACCGTCTGCATTCGGCGCGCTTCTTCGACCTGGCCGACCAGCCGATAGAAATCACCATGGTCGTCTCGGAGAAGGAGTGCGACGCGCTGCTGCAACGCCTGCGCGAGGAGAGTGGCCTGCACCTGTTCTACGCCAAGAGCCACGTGGAGTTCGGCACCATCGGACAGCCCGATTCGCTGTAG
- a CDS encoding hemolysin family protein: MFFYIGLFVLLLAVTAFFNVAELALVASRPERLQTQSAAHGAAARVQALKEEPGAFLATTQSGVTMASILAGTFCVVAFEHAFAQAAAMLGADAANGYVQPLASLLAVVLTTYLTLVLGELLPKRLALSAPERCALLALPLVRLSMGVFRPFIWALLWSTDGVLRVLGVRDWRGPQTTEEEIRYVIASGVQSGVLRHAEHDMMESILQLGSRSVRTIMTSRQELEWVDQEMPREEAIERIAHSPCSKLVVTSGRDLDHPVGVVAKKDFLRQYLAEQSMALAPLLTPPVFVPDTATVMTVLNKLKHARAQMLFVVDEFGTLMGIVTLTDVLEALAGDVPELERDERGAQDVKRQSDGSYLVPGTMPADDLAEFLSLRDAEAPGYKTVAGLILSKLRRLPQAGEHVTVDGWRLEIVRVDGRTIQAVRLVPPAGAPAAAAAGSPAGTRR; the protein is encoded by the coding sequence ATGTTTTTCTACATCGGATTGTTCGTCCTGCTCCTGGCCGTGACGGCGTTCTTCAACGTGGCCGAGCTGGCGCTCGTCGCCTCGCGCCCGGAGCGGTTGCAGACGCAGTCGGCGGCCCACGGCGCCGCCGCGCGCGTCCAGGCGCTGAAGGAGGAGCCCGGCGCCTTCCTGGCGACGACCCAGTCGGGAGTGACGATGGCCAGCATCCTGGCCGGCACCTTCTGCGTGGTGGCGTTCGAACACGCGTTCGCCCAGGCGGCCGCGATGCTGGGCGCGGACGCCGCGAACGGCTACGTCCAGCCGCTGGCCTCGCTGCTGGCCGTGGTGCTGACGACCTACCTGACCCTGGTGCTGGGGGAGTTGCTGCCGAAGCGGCTCGCGCTGTCGGCTCCCGAGCGCTGCGCCTTGCTGGCGCTGCCGCTGGTGCGCCTGAGCATGGGCGTTTTCCGCCCTTTCATCTGGGCCCTGCTGTGGTCCACCGATGGCGTGCTGCGGGTGCTGGGCGTGCGGGACTGGCGCGGTCCGCAGACCACGGAGGAGGAAATCCGGTACGTCATCGCCAGCGGCGTGCAGTCCGGCGTGCTGCGCCACGCCGAGCACGACATGATGGAGAGCATCCTGCAACTGGGCAGCCGGTCCGTCCGCACCATCATGACGTCCCGCCAGGAACTGGAATGGGTGGACCAGGAGATGCCGCGCGAGGAGGCGATCGAGCGCATTGCCCATTCCCCCTGTTCCAAGCTGGTGGTCACCAGCGGACGCGATCTCGATCATCCCGTCGGGGTGGTGGCGAAGAAGGACTTCCTGCGGCAATACCTGGCCGAGCAGAGCATGGCCCTGGCGCCGCTGCTCACGCCGCCCGTCTTCGTTCCGGACACCGCCACGGTCATGACCGTGTTGAACAAGCTGAAGCACGCGCGGGCGCAAATGCTGTTCGTGGTGGACGAGTTCGGCACCCTGATGGGCATCGTCACGCTGACCGACGTCCTGGAAGCGCTGGCCGGCGACGTGCCGGAGCTGGAGCGCGACGAGCGCGGCGCGCAGGACGTCAAGCGCCAGTCCGACGGCAGCTATCTGGTCCCGGGCACCATGCCGGCCGACGACCTGGCCGAATTCCTGTCGCTGCGCGATGCCGAGGCGCCCGGCTACAAGACCGTGGCCGGCCTGATCCTGAGCAAGCTGCGGCGCCTGCCGCAGGCCGGGGAGCACGTCACCGTCGACGGCTGGCGCCTGGAGATCGTGCGGGTCGACGGCCGCACGATACAGGCCGTCCGGCTGGTGCCCCCGGCCGGCGCGCCCGCCGCCGCGGCTGCCGGTTCGCCGGCCGGCACGCGGCGTTAG
- a CDS encoding respiratory chain complex I subunit 1 family protein, which produces MMRDVLLQIAQVLAVLVCAPLLQGLILQWEERVQRARGPGIFQPYRDLWKLFHKQTVAPDTASFVYWIAPVIAFTCMLTVPILIPVLTDFPLPESDMGDILGGGLVLTFGSFMITLAGLDSGSVYGGMGSSRSVMLGILAEPTLILVFVGITLLAKAMLPFVVNHLLVQQPAVYWSPAHLFLVAAFFILLLVETDRLPIHSSTHIEVYMIEEARILEYAGPLLGLLRWASMMKQFILYTIFCNVLLFPWGLSRLGQPMGVLGSLAALLAKFCVVALAVVFVETAQSRLRYYRYQEPLAASFLLAILAIVANQLR; this is translated from the coding sequence ATGATGCGCGACGTCCTCCTGCAGATCGCTCAGGTCCTCGCCGTCCTGGTCTGCGCCCCGCTCTTGCAGGGGCTGATCCTGCAATGGGAGGAGCGCGTCCAGCGCGCGCGTGGCCCCGGCATCTTCCAGCCCTACCGCGACCTGTGGAAGCTCTTCCACAAGCAGACCGTCGCGCCCGACACGGCCAGTTTCGTCTACTGGATCGCGCCGGTGATCGCCTTCACCTGCATGCTCACGGTGCCCATCCTCATCCCCGTCCTGACCGACTTCCCGCTGCCCGAGTCCGACATGGGCGACATCCTGGGCGGCGGCCTGGTCCTGACGTTCGGCTCCTTCATGATCACCCTGGCCGGCCTGGACAGCGGCAGCGTCTACGGCGGGATGGGGTCGTCGCGCTCGGTCATGCTGGGCATCCTGGCCGAGCCGACGCTGATCCTGGTGTTCGTCGGCATCACGCTGCTGGCCAAGGCCATGCTGCCCTTCGTGGTCAACCACCTGCTGGTCCAGCAGCCGGCGGTCTACTGGAGCCCCGCCCATCTTTTCCTGGTGGCGGCATTCTTCATCCTGCTGCTGGTCGAGACCGACCGGCTGCCGATCCACTCCAGCACGCACATCGAGGTCTACATGATCGAGGAGGCGCGCATCCTCGAATACGCCGGCCCGCTGCTGGGCCTGCTGCGCTGGGCGTCGATGATGAAGCAATTCATCCTGTACACGATCTTCTGCAACGTGCTGCTGTTTCCGTGGGGGCTGTCCCGCCTGGGCCAGCCCATGGGCGTGCTGGGCAGCCTGGCGGCGCTGCTGGCGAAATTCTGCGTCGTCGCCCTGGCGGTGGTGTTCGTGGAGACGGCGCAGTCCCGGCTGCGCTATTACCGCTACCAGGAGCCGCTGGCCGCCTCCTTCCTGCTGGCCATCCTGGCCATCGTCGCCAACCAGCTCAGGTGA
- a CDS encoding hydrogenase, translating to MLAAHLSPLAASLFSLLAIGSLLLSFVMLGSRWMKDYLVAFMAQSWLIAGLSACVGYYGGYAELYLIALLTALFRGVLLPWMVHRVVVRLDVERELHERLSPSFSLVLGALLTLFAFVVSSHLADSLHLSGTIVVLALTVMLAMKLLGFLMLSVRGEAITHVLGLLVLENGIFLGSQILVPGMPLLIELVILFDLLVVVACFGVLVRYLVAHAGATNARALRRLVG from the coding sequence ATGCTCGCCGCGCATCTTTCCCCACTTGCCGCCTCGCTCTTCAGCCTCCTGGCCATCGGCAGCCTGCTGCTTTCCTTCGTGATGCTGGGCTCGCGCTGGATGAAGGACTACCTGGTGGCGTTCATGGCCCAGTCCTGGCTCATCGCGGGGCTGTCGGCCTGCGTGGGCTACTACGGCGGCTACGCCGAGCTGTACCTGATCGCCCTGCTGACCGCCCTCTTCCGCGGCGTCCTCCTGCCCTGGATGGTGCACCGCGTCGTCGTGCGCCTGGACGTCGAGCGCGAACTGCACGAACGGCTCTCGCCCAGTTTCAGCCTGGTCCTGGGCGCCCTGCTGACGCTGTTCGCCTTCGTCGTCTCCAGCCACCTGGCCGACTCGCTGCACCTGTCGGGCACCATCGTCGTGCTGGCGCTGACGGTGATGCTGGCGATGAAGCTGCTGGGCTTCCTGATGCTGTCGGTGCGCGGCGAGGCGATCACGCACGTGCTCGGCCTGCTCGTGCTGGAGAACGGCATCTTTCTCGGCAGCCAGATCCTCGTGCCCGGCATGCCGCTGCTCATCGAACTGGTGATCCTGTTCGACCTGCTGGTGGTGGTGGCCTGTTTCGGCGTGCTGGTGCGCTATCTCGTCGCCCATGCCGGGGCCACCAATGCGCGCGCCCTGCGGCGGCTGGTGGGATAG
- a CDS encoding proton-conducting transporter transmembrane domain-containing protein: MAPTLLAPPLLAITLLAPLVAIAACLATRHPRVAEAANLIAAILVFAAVLGLVRASAGATQRYLSGYILLDALGAWGLLCVACVYLLGSLYAIGYMRIMGEEDRLHRFYALYAGFAFTTLSGPLMNNVGVYWIAIELTTLISTFLVCFELGRESIEAAWKYIVVVSAGISLALLGTILFYWAGSLVLGPTYDMTWEALRDVAPRMDPALATTAFLLVAVGFGTKVGLAPMHTWLPDAHSEGPTPVSVMLSGALLNTAMIGIARYLQISDAAHIGRIPRAVVVALGAFSLFVAALFIVRQRGIKRLLAYSSIEHMGVLALGFGFGGPLGIAGALYHMLNHALNKSLMFFGAGNAMRVWRSKRIAAIRDVPRRLPVSGWLWLAGAVAITGAPPFGLFLSEIVILRAGLASPDAWAAYAMVALLIVIFIGFLNHFRAMFFDSPANEDAAEDAAAADRAAATPDAHGFPTLWCTAPMWLALVPLLAMGLWWPDFFSHLFDLASRQLAAGGAP, from the coding sequence ATGGCCCCTACCCTGCTCGCCCCCCCCCTGCTTGCCATCACGCTGCTCGCGCCGCTCGTTGCCATCGCGGCGTGCCTGGCCACGCGCCATCCGCGCGTGGCCGAAGCCGCCAACCTGATCGCCGCCATCCTGGTCTTCGCGGCCGTGCTGGGGCTGGTGCGCGCCAGCGCGGGCGCCACGCAGCGCTATCTCTCCGGCTACATCCTGCTCGACGCCCTGGGCGCCTGGGGGCTGCTGTGCGTGGCCTGCGTCTATCTGCTGGGCTCCCTCTACGCCATCGGCTACATGCGGATCATGGGCGAGGAAGACCGCCTGCACCGCTTCTACGCCCTGTACGCGGGCTTCGCCTTCACGACCCTGTCCGGCCCCTTGATGAACAACGTCGGCGTCTACTGGATCGCCATCGAGCTGACCACGCTCATCTCCACCTTCCTGGTCTGCTTCGAACTGGGGCGGGAAAGCATCGAGGCGGCATGGAAGTACATCGTCGTCGTCTCGGCCGGCATCAGCCTGGCGCTGCTGGGCACGATCCTGTTCTATTGGGCGGGCAGCCTGGTGCTGGGGCCGACCTACGACATGACCTGGGAAGCCCTGCGCGACGTCGCGCCGCGCATGGACCCCGCGCTGGCCACCACCGCCTTCCTGCTGGTGGCGGTGGGCTTCGGCACCAAGGTCGGCCTGGCGCCCATGCACACCTGGCTGCCCGACGCGCACAGCGAAGGCCCGACGCCGGTGTCGGTGATGCTGTCGGGCGCGTTGCTGAACACGGCCATGATCGGCATCGCGCGCTACCTGCAGATCAGCGACGCCGCGCACATCGGGCGCATTCCCCGCGCCGTCGTGGTCGCGCTGGGCGCCTTCTCGCTGTTCGTCGCCGCCCTGTTCATCGTGCGCCAGCGCGGCATCAAGCGGCTGCTTGCCTACTCCAGCATCGAACACATGGGCGTGCTGGCGCTCGGCTTCGGCTTCGGCGGGCCGCTGGGCATCGCCGGCGCGCTGTACCACATGCTGAATCACGCGCTGAACAAATCGCTGATGTTCTTCGGCGCCGGCAACGCGATGCGCGTATGGCGCAGCAAGCGCATCGCGGCCATACGCGACGTGCCGCGGCGCCTGCCGGTTTCCGGCTGGCTGTGGCTGGCCGGCGCGGTGGCCATCACCGGCGCGCCGCCCTTCGGCCTGTTCCTGAGCGAGATCGTCATCCTGCGGGCTGGGCTGGCCAGCCCCGACGCCTGGGCCGCCTATGCGATGGTGGCGCTGCTCATCGTGATCTTCATCGGCTTCCTGAACCATTTCCGCGCCATGTTCTTCGATTCGCCGGCGAATGAAGACGCGGCCGAAGACGCGGCCGCCGCGGATCGCGCCGCCGCGACGCCGGACGCGCACGGCTTCCCGACGCTGTGGTGCACGGCGCCGATGTGGCTGGCGCTCGTTCCGCTGCTGGCGATGGGACTCTGGTGGCCGGATTTCTTCTCCCATCTTTTCGACCTGGCCAGCCGGCAACTGGCCGCGGGAGGCGCGCCATGA
- a CDS encoding hydrogenase large subunit, with product MKPGIGQQAAEEVTVDALPARCRQLLAEGGCMRFAYVWLPDAAAPELRYVVNRSPCEPPETWRCAPRDGKAPSLTPLAPLLSWYEREIADLSGIVFEGHPQPVPLLLLPGAQVDASLQQVAPRPPAPEAPRGDPLPYHLPSVAGPDFGDVQRLPFGPIRADVVESAQFVFLYTGEAILHYHPQLFFKHRGMERRFEGKPPALGVILAERVSGVGSLAHALAYCQAIEAAAGCAIPPRAAMARVILAELERLYNHLHFLGQLCHTTTLKVGEAEGKYLEERVKQINARLTGNRFLRNVLAPGGLRTDLQLNGLAPALAAIRAEFAGYARMLESSTPHLDRLITTGVLSEQVARDQGATGPVERASGSARDLRRDLPYAGYAGLPIDVAQRTAGDAHARQQVRIAEIEASFTLIGLAIEAMPAGETRTACRVDAGAEGLGWAESPRGALYYAVHADAEGRLARVKIKSPSFSNWRAFPFTVHDSNMMDYAINEASFGSTMAGCDR from the coding sequence ATGAAGCCCGGCATCGGACAGCAAGCCGCGGAGGAAGTCACGGTCGACGCGCTGCCCGCGCGCTGCCGGCAGTTGCTGGCCGAAGGCGGCTGCATGCGGTTCGCCTACGTGTGGCTGCCCGACGCGGCGGCGCCGGAGCTGCGCTACGTGGTCAACCGCTCGCCCTGCGAGCCGCCGGAGACCTGGCGCTGCGCGCCGCGGGACGGCAAGGCGCCCAGCCTGACGCCGCTGGCGCCGCTGCTGTCCTGGTACGAGCGGGAGATCGCCGACCTGAGCGGCATCGTCTTCGAGGGCCATCCGCAACCCGTGCCCTTGCTGCTGCTGCCGGGCGCGCAGGTGGATGCCTCCTTGCAGCAGGTCGCGCCGCGGCCGCCGGCGCCGGAAGCGCCGCGCGGCGATCCGCTGCCTTACCACCTGCCCTCGGTCGCGGGGCCGGACTTCGGCGACGTCCAGCGCTTGCCGTTCGGGCCGATCCGGGCGGACGTCGTCGAATCCGCGCAGTTCGTCTTCCTCTACACGGGCGAAGCCATCCTGCACTACCACCCGCAACTCTTCTTCAAGCATCGCGGCATGGAGCGGCGCTTCGAGGGCAAGCCGCCCGCGCTGGGCGTCATCCTGGCCGAGCGAGTGTCCGGCGTCGGCAGCCTGGCCCACGCGCTGGCCTATTGCCAGGCCATCGAAGCGGCCGCCGGCTGCGCGATTCCGCCGCGGGCGGCGATGGCGCGCGTGATACTGGCCGAACTGGAACGGCTGTACAACCACCTGCATTTCCTCGGCCAGCTTTGCCACACCACGACATTGAAAGTGGGAGAAGCCGAGGGCAAATACCTGGAAGAACGCGTCAAGCAGATCAACGCGCGCCTGACCGGCAACCGCTTCCTGCGCAACGTGCTGGCGCCGGGCGGCCTGCGCACCGACCTGCAACTGAACGGGCTGGCGCCCGCCCTGGCCGCGATCCGTGCGGAATTCGCCGGCTACGCGCGCATGCTGGAGTCCAGCACGCCGCACCTGGACCGCCTGATCACGACGGGCGTGCTGTCGGAGCAAGTGGCGCGGGACCAGGGCGCCACGGGCCCGGTCGAACGGGCCTCGGGATCGGCGCGCGACCTGCGCCGGGACCTGCCCTACGCCGGCTATGCCGGCCTGCCCATCGACGTGGCCCAGCGCACGGCGGGCGACGCCCATGCCCGCCAGCAGGTGCGCATCGCGGAAATCGAGGCGAGTTTCACCCTGATCGGCCTGGCGATCGAGGCGATGCCGGCCGGCGAGACGCGGACGGCATGCCGGGTCGACGCCGGCGCCGAGGGCCTGGGGTGGGCCGAATCGCCCCGCGGCGCCTTGTACTACGCCGTGCACGCCGATGCCGAGGGCCGCCTGGCGCGGGTGAAGATCAAGTCGCCCAGTTTCTCGAACTGGCGCGCCTTTCCCTTCACCGTGCACGACAGCAACATGATGGACTACGCCATCAACGAAGCCAGCTTCGGTTCCACCATGGCGGGCTGCGATCGATAG
- a CDS encoding 4Fe-4S dicluster domain-containing protein: MPLWTLYGLIKGNASTPWPSPDGAAADGQAGVQGMPRFDPGACRQGCRECAEACLPEAIAFTSDHTPPTLDYGRCINCQACVEACPTGAFTISQDWAFGVRRREDLEWAETLAAPAAQRLRRQIRRVFGRSLHVRHVDAGSCNGCESELQALGNPFYNLHRLGIFFTPSPRFADLLLVTGPVTYAMRGPLEEAYAAMPDPRFVMAMGTCAVSGGVARGGYACGNGLEDVLPVDIFLPGCPPNPAAIIHALLILLERAEQRVRHGKLAEGENHG, translated from the coding sequence ATGCCACTCTGGACTCTCTACGGACTGATCAAGGGCAATGCCAGCACGCCATGGCCGTCGCCGGACGGCGCCGCCGCGGACGGACAGGCGGGCGTGCAGGGCATGCCCCGTTTCGATCCCGGCGCGTGCCGGCAAGGCTGCCGCGAATGCGCCGAGGCCTGTTTGCCGGAAGCCATCGCCTTCACCTCGGACCACACGCCGCCGACGCTGGACTATGGCCGCTGCATCAACTGCCAGGCCTGCGTGGAGGCCTGTCCGACGGGCGCCTTCACCATTTCGCAGGATTGGGCGTTCGGCGTGCGCCGCCGCGAGGACCTGGAGTGGGCCGAGACGCTGGCCGCGCCGGCGGCACAACGGTTGCGTCGACAGATCCGGCGCGTCTTCGGCCGCAGCCTCCATGTCCGGCACGTCGACGCCGGCTCGTGCAACGGCTGCGAGTCGGAGCTGCAAGCGTTGGGCAACCCCTTCTACAACCTGCATCGGCTGGGGATATTCTTCACGCCCTCGCCGCGCTTCGCCGACCTGCTGCTGGTCACCGGGCCGGTCACCTACGCGATGCGCGGGCCGCTGGAGGAAGCCTATGCGGCCATGCCGGACCCCAGGTTCGTGATGGCGATGGGGACCTGCGCCGTCTCGGGCGGCGTGGCGCGCGGCGGCTATGCCTGCGGCAACGGGCTGGAGGACGTCCTGCCCGTCGACATCTTCCTGCCCGGCTGTCCGCCCAACCCCGCCGCCATCATCCACGCCCTGCTGATACTGCTCGAACGCGCGGAGCAGCGCGTGCGCCACGGGAAACTGGCGGAAGGAGAAAACCATGGGTGA